From a region of the Nitrospira sp. genome:
- the rpmD gene encoding 50S ribosomal protein L30 — translation MGAAQSSKAPAVKPQHVRVTLRRSPIGTPQGHRLVLRGLWLRHIRQTVVRPDTPQVRGMIHKVGYLLEVVRP, via the coding sequence ATGGGCGCAGCACAGTCATCTAAAGCTCCTGCAGTGAAACCTCAGCATGTGCGCGTGACGCTGAGGCGTAGTCCAATAGGTACGCCACAAGGGCATCGTCTTGTCTTGCGTGGGTTATGGCTTCGACATATTCGGCAGACGGTCGTTCGTCCTGATACTCCACAAGTGCGAGGGATGATTCATAAAGTCGGTTATCTGCTCGAGGTTGTCAGACCATGA
- the secY gene encoding preprotein translocase subunit SecY produces the protein MLERLVTSFQNIFKIPELRTRVLFTLGMLVVYRVGSHIPTPGINGDALSEFLQKQGGALLGFLDIFSGGSLSRLTIFALGIMPYISASIILQLLTVVIPHLTKLAKEGERGRKKIIQYTRFGTIGIALIQGFGIAVGLEQMNQGAFVLTAGWGFRLMTVITLTAGTGFLMWLGEQITERGVGNGISLIIFAGIVARLPSAVAQTYNLYEIGQLNAFLLVALAVLMVVVVAAIVFLESGRRKIPVQYAKRVVGRKVYGGQSTHIPLKINTAGVIPPIFASSIIAFPATIAGFFETPWVKAIGVQLAPGSLLYTLMYVGLIIFFCFFYTAVVLNPVDMADNMKKYGGFIPGIRPGQRTSDYIYNVLTKITFAGAIYLAVVCVIPEFLIYKLNVPFYFGGTSLLIVIGVGLDTAQQIESHMLMRNYEGS, from the coding sequence GTGCTTGAACGGCTCGTCACCAGTTTTCAGAATATCTTTAAGATCCCCGAGCTTCGGACTCGTGTTTTGTTCACGCTCGGCATGCTGGTGGTCTACCGTGTCGGGTCTCATATACCGACGCCCGGAATCAACGGTGATGCGCTATCTGAGTTTTTGCAAAAGCAGGGTGGCGCGCTGCTGGGGTTCCTCGATATTTTTTCAGGCGGGTCGTTGTCGCGTCTGACGATCTTTGCGCTGGGCATCATGCCCTATATCAGCGCGTCGATCATACTTCAATTGCTGACGGTCGTCATTCCGCACTTGACCAAGTTAGCTAAGGAGGGTGAGCGAGGCCGAAAAAAAATTATTCAGTATACACGGTTTGGAACGATCGGCATTGCTCTGATTCAAGGGTTTGGTATTGCAGTTGGATTGGAGCAAATGAATCAAGGGGCATTCGTGCTCACTGCAGGCTGGGGATTTCGTCTTATGACGGTCATCACGCTTACAGCTGGGACTGGTTTCCTGATGTGGTTGGGCGAGCAGATCACCGAGCGTGGGGTGGGGAACGGGATTTCGTTGATCATTTTCGCTGGGATCGTCGCGCGTCTGCCATCAGCCGTCGCCCAGACGTATAACCTTTATGAGATCGGTCAGCTCAATGCGTTCCTGCTCGTGGCTCTAGCTGTGTTGATGGTTGTGGTCGTGGCCGCGATCGTATTTTTGGAAAGCGGCCGACGAAAAATACCGGTACAGTATGCAAAGCGCGTCGTTGGGCGAAAGGTTTATGGAGGGCAGAGTACGCATATTCCGTTGAAGATCAACACCGCAGGTGTGATTCCTCCCATATTTGCGTCGTCCATCATTGCGTTTCCTGCTACCATCGCAGGGTTTTTTGAAACGCCATGGGTCAAGGCGATTGGGGTACAACTGGCTCCCGGTTCACTACTCTATACATTGATGTATGTGGGGTTAATCATCTTTTTCTGTTTCTTCTATACGGCGGTTGTTCTGAATCCCGTCGATATGGCTGACAATATGAAAAAGTATGGAGGGTTTATCCCTGGGATTAGGCCTGGGCAGCGAACGTCTGATTATATTTACAACGTCTTGACGAAGATCACATTTGCAGGAGCCATTTATCTCGCGGTTGTCTGCGTGATTCCAGAATTCCTCATTTACAAGCTGAATGTTCCCTTTTATTTTGGTGGCACTTCGCTGCTGATTGTGATCGGTGTGGGTCTTGATACTGCTCAGCAGATTGAATCCCACATGTTAATGCGCAACTATGAGGGTTCTTAG
- a CDS encoding adenylate kinase: protein MRLVFLGAPGVGKGTQADKAATQFSICKISTGDLLRGAVRTKTPLGLEAKEHMDRGGLVPDSVVIGLVREKLADASSASGFILDGFPRTVPQAEALANVLRERGEHLDQVISFEVPRGEIVKRLSGRRSCPKCQATYHVDLAPSKMGTACERCGESLTQRSDDQREAIEMRLRVYEEQTAPLIGFYEKQGLLSRLNGAESVDAVYQNLVRILTTR from the coding sequence ATGCGGCTTGTGTTTCTTGGCGCGCCTGGGGTCGGAAAGGGCACTCAGGCTGATAAGGCCGCCACACAGTTTTCCATCTGTAAGATCTCGACCGGTGATCTGCTTCGGGGGGCAGTCCGTACTAAGACGCCGCTTGGTCTAGAAGCAAAAGAACACATGGATCGGGGGGGCTTAGTGCCTGATTCAGTGGTCATTGGGTTAGTCCGAGAAAAGCTGGCAGATGCATCTAGTGCGTCTGGATTTATCTTAGATGGGTTTCCGAGAACCGTTCCACAGGCTGAGGCCCTTGCTAATGTCTTGCGCGAACGAGGTGAACATCTGGATCAGGTGATTAGTTTCGAGGTTCCTCGAGGGGAAATCGTCAAACGTCTGAGTGGGCGGCGAAGTTGCCCAAAGTGTCAAGCGACGTATCATGTAGACCTTGCCCCATCAAAAATGGGAACTGCGTGTGAACGGTGCGGTGAATCCTTAACCCAGCGTAGTGATGATCAACGGGAGGCGATTGAGATGCGTCTCCGCGTGTATGAAGAGCAAACGGCCCCGTTGATCGGCTTTTATGAGAAGCAAGGTTTGCTATCCCGTCTCAATGGGGCTGAGTCGGTGGATGCTGTCTATCAGAACCTTGTGCGTATCTTGACGACGCGCTAG
- the infA gene encoding translation initiation factor IF-1 → MAKEDIIEVQGSVAETLPNAMFRVRLDNGHVILAHISGKMRMHFIRILPGDKVTVEMSPYDLTRGRITYRFK, encoded by the coding sequence GTGGCAAAAGAAGACATTATCGAAGTGCAGGGATCGGTAGCGGAGACGCTCCCAAATGCCATGTTTCGAGTCAGGCTCGATAATGGCCATGTCATACTGGCTCATATTTCAGGGAAAATGCGGATGCATTTCATTCGTATTCTTCCTGGCGATAAGGTCACGGTTGAAATGTCTCCGTATGATTTGACAAGAGGCCGTATCACCTATCGCTTTAAATAA
- the rpmJ gene encoding 50S ribosomal protein L36: MKVKSSVKPICAKCKVVRRRGVVRILCKNPRHKQRQG; encoded by the coding sequence ATGAAAGTCAAATCATCAGTGAAGCCCATTTGTGCAAAATGTAAAGTTGTCCGCCGTCGTGGCGTTGTCCGCATTCTTTGCAAGAATCCGCGCCACAAGCAGCGACAGGGATAG
- the rpsM gene encoding 30S ribosomal protein S13: MARIAGVDLPRNKRTDIGLTYIYGIGRASAQQILDEAGIDGSIRVKDLSEDKIVKLREIIERDHRVEGDLRKEVSLNIKRLIDTGTYRGLRHRKGLPVRGQRTKTNARTRKGRRAGVSSKPRPRGSKGAGA; this comes from the coding sequence ATGGCACGTATTGCTGGCGTCGATTTGCCAAGGAACAAACGAACTGATATTGGATTGACCTACATCTACGGGATCGGGAGGGCATCAGCCCAACAGATCCTCGATGAAGCCGGTATTGATGGCTCGATTCGTGTCAAGGATCTGAGCGAAGACAAGATCGTCAAGCTACGTGAAATTATCGAGCGCGATCATCGAGTCGAAGGGGACCTTCGCAAAGAGGTATCCCTCAATATCAAGCGACTCATCGATACCGGGACATACCGAGGGTTGCGTCATCGTAAAGGATTACCGGTTCGGGGGCAGCGTACTAAAACCAATGCCAGAACACGTAAAGGACGTCGTGCCGGAGTAAGCAGTAAACCGCGACCAAGGGGTTCAAAAGGGGCGGGTGCCTAG
- the rpsK gene encoding 30S ribosomal protein S11, with product MSVKKGKKKERRIVQSGVAHVQASFNNTIVTITDMSGNTVVWASAGNQGFKGSRKSTPFAAQRAGEAAARKAMESGMRQIDVYVNGPGSGRESAIRSLQGAGLRINLIRDVTPIPHNGCRPPKRRRV from the coding sequence ATGAGTGTCAAAAAAGGGAAAAAGAAAGAACGGCGAATCGTTCAAAGCGGAGTGGCGCATGTTCAAGCGTCATTTAACAATACGATCGTAACGATCACCGATATGAGCGGCAATACGGTGGTGTGGGCCAGTGCTGGTAACCAAGGGTTTAAAGGATCGCGTAAGAGCACCCCCTTCGCTGCTCAGCGAGCTGGGGAAGCGGCAGCGCGAAAGGCGATGGAAAGTGGGATGCGACAGATCGACGTGTATGTTAATGGTCCAGGTTCCGGTAGAGAGTCCGCGATTCGTTCACTGCAAGGGGCTGGATTGCGAATTAACCTCATTCGGGATGTCACGCCAATTCCGCATAATGGATGTCGGCCGCCCAAGCGGCGGCGTGTTTAA
- the rpsD gene encoding 30S ribosomal protein S4, which translates to MAKYRGPVCRLCRREGEKLFLKGTRCMTEKCAIERRSYPPGQHGQGRQRTSDYSLQLREKQKLRRIYGLQECQFRGVFERAERQTGVTGDSLLRLLECRLDNVTYRLGFGASRKQARQMVSHGHFTLNGRKITVAGALVKPGDVIEIREKSRDLVAIQAALESVDSRGIPDWLELDKGAFKGVVRSLPAKEQIALPVNEQMVVELYSR; encoded by the coding sequence GTGGCAAAGTATCGTGGTCCTGTCTGTCGGTTGTGTCGACGAGAAGGTGAGAAGCTCTTTCTCAAGGGAACTCGCTGCATGACGGAAAAGTGTGCCATCGAACGGCGAAGTTATCCACCTGGGCAACATGGGCAGGGGCGTCAACGGACCTCCGACTATAGCCTTCAGCTTCGGGAGAAGCAGAAATTGAGACGTATCTATGGACTGCAGGAATGCCAGTTCCGTGGCGTGTTTGAACGTGCGGAACGACAGACTGGCGTCACCGGCGACTCGTTGTTACGCCTTCTTGAGTGTCGATTGGATAATGTAACCTATCGGCTTGGATTTGGTGCTTCACGCAAGCAGGCACGCCAGATGGTGAGTCACGGTCATTTCACACTGAATGGCAGGAAAATCACGGTAGCTGGCGCACTGGTGAAGCCTGGCGATGTGATCGAGATTCGTGAGAAAAGTCGGGATTTGGTAGCGATCCAAGCCGCATTGGAATCCGTCGATAGTCGAGGGATTCCTGACTGGCTCGAATTGGATAAGGGTGCATTTAAGGGAGTTGTGCGGTCCTTGCCGGCGAAAGAGCAGATCGCGTTACCGGTGAACGAACAAATGGTGGTGGAATTGTATTCACGCTAG
- a CDS encoding DNA-directed RNA polymerase subunit alpha, whose translation MIKAMKDFQIPMRVEVDKDAQSPTFGRFTTEAFERGFGTTIGNALRRILLSSLTGAAVTTVKIEGVVHEFSTIAGVTEDVTAIILNIKSLRLALHTDKPKTIRLKKKGPGEAKGSDVLHDGDVTILTPDLHIATLDKDATLDIEMTIKHGRGYVPAERNKEEGLPIGVIAIDSIFSPIKRVNFFVENARVGRMTDYDKLTMEIWTDGTISPRDALSTGAGILREHVDIFINPEERSEGKSEAGYEESQREVNRNLSRSVNELELSVRAANCLKNANIKTIADLVQKSEGEMLRTKNFGKKSLNEIKEILTEMGLSLGTKVDDGATPHNGSPKPE comes from the coding sequence ATGATCAAAGCGATGAAGGACTTTCAGATCCCGATGCGGGTGGAAGTCGACAAGGATGCACAGTCCCCCACATTCGGGCGGTTTACAACTGAAGCATTCGAACGAGGGTTTGGTACGACGATTGGCAATGCCCTCCGTCGAATTTTGTTGTCGTCGCTGACTGGGGCCGCAGTGACCACTGTAAAGATTGAAGGGGTCGTCCATGAATTCTCGACGATCGCCGGTGTAACCGAAGATGTTACAGCGATTATTCTCAATATTAAAAGTTTGCGTTTGGCGCTCCACACGGATAAACCAAAGACCATTCGGCTGAAAAAGAAGGGGCCAGGGGAGGCAAAGGGTTCTGACGTTCTCCATGACGGTGATGTGACGATTTTGACGCCTGATCTGCATATCGCCACCCTTGATAAAGATGCGACACTTGATATTGAAATGACCATCAAACATGGGCGGGGCTATGTACCGGCGGAGCGCAATAAGGAAGAAGGGTTGCCGATTGGAGTGATTGCAATCGACTCCATTTTCTCGCCGATTAAACGAGTGAATTTCTTTGTGGAGAATGCTCGGGTTGGACGTATGACTGACTATGACAAGCTGACCATGGAGATCTGGACGGATGGCACCATCAGTCCAAGAGATGCGCTCTCAACGGGGGCCGGTATCTTGCGGGAACATGTGGATATCTTTATCAATCCTGAAGAACGAAGCGAAGGAAAGAGTGAAGCAGGCTACGAGGAGTCTCAGCGAGAAGTGAATAGAAATCTCTCGCGCAGTGTCAATGAATTGGAATTATCGGTTCGAGCAGCCAATTGCCTCAAGAATGCGAATATCAAGACGATTGCCGATCTTGTGCAAAAATCGGAAGGTGAAATGCTCAGGACGAAGAACTTCGGGAAAAAGTCTCTCAATGAGATCAAGGAGATTCTTACGGAGATGGGGCTTTCTCTTGGGACTAAAGTAGATGATGGGGCTACCCCACACAATGGAAGTCCAAAACCTGAATGA
- the rplQ gene encoding 50S ribosomal protein L17, which yields MRHRKNGRQLGRQTKHRRALFRNLVTSLLEQERIETTGAKAKEIRGFTDRMITLGKEGTLPARRRALGFLRSKAVVSKLFDDVAARFKDRPGGYTRIIKTRRRVGDAAEMVAIELVSRQEIVLARKQRLFLRRLRRQEIRAHQRKLS from the coding sequence GTGCGACATAGGAAAAATGGACGACAACTTGGGCGGCAGACCAAGCACAGAAGGGCACTATTTAGAAATTTAGTTACTTCATTGTTGGAGCAGGAGCGAATCGAAACAACCGGGGCTAAAGCCAAGGAAATACGAGGATTTACTGATCGTATGATCACTCTTGGAAAGGAAGGTACTCTCCCGGCAAGACGACGAGCGCTTGGCTTTCTCCGTAGTAAGGCCGTGGTATCCAAGCTCTTCGATGATGTCGCTGCACGTTTTAAGGATCGGCCAGGGGGGTATACCAGGATCATCAAAACGCGCCGACGTGTTGGTGATGCGGCGGAAATGGTCGCAATTGAATTGGTTTCTCGCCAAGAAATTGTCCTCGCAAGAAAGCAACGGCTGTTTCTCCGACGCCTCCGGCGTCAGGAGATTCGGGCGCATCAACGTAAGCTCTCCTGA
- the lptC gene encoding LPS export ABC transporter periplasmic protein LptC — MWELIARRTLLAASVLLAVFLGYLLVRNANVVSTSQSTVPETMEQADAKLSEFTFTQSKGEVVQWQVQAKQARVFEQDQRTLLQDVSLTFYGGEGEEVRVYGDEGMLDTASKNFALSNRDAPVTVITRSGYTIYTNHLVWTDKSKEIRTEDPVRIVGHGLEVRGLGLLGRMESEEFEVLRDVHVDLVPAS; from the coding sequence ATGTGGGAGCTTATTGCGAGACGCACTCTTCTCGCAGCGAGTGTACTATTGGCTGTATTCCTCGGATATCTTCTCGTCAGAAATGCAAATGTAGTGTCGACTAGCCAATCGACTGTCCCTGAAACCATGGAACAAGCTGACGCCAAACTCTCGGAATTTACTTTTACACAATCGAAAGGCGAGGTGGTCCAATGGCAAGTTCAGGCGAAACAGGCTCGAGTATTTGAACAAGACCAGCGAACGTTGTTGCAGGATGTTTCCCTTACCTTTTATGGGGGCGAAGGTGAGGAGGTGAGGGTCTATGGCGACGAGGGTATGCTCGATACCGCGAGCAAAAACTTTGCCTTATCGAATCGTGATGCGCCTGTCACCGTGATAACCAGGAGTGGGTACACGATCTATACCAACCATTTGGTCTGGACGGATAAATCCAAAGAAATACGGACAGAGGATCCTGTGCGCATTGTCGGGCATGGATTGGAGGTACGAGGTCTTGGGTTGCTCGGGAGAATGGAGTCAGAAGAATTTGAGGTTCTACGCGATGTTCACGTGGATCTCGTTCCTGCTTCTTAG
- the lptB gene encoding LPS export ABC transporter ATP-binding protein, giving the protein MTPSGSARADSLTHSNSPHNADCLRATGLVKSFRSRKVVKGVAIEVYAGEVVGLLGPNGAGKTTIFDMVVGLCQPDEGDITFKGESVTGLPMYKRARRGIGYLPQESSVFRRLSVEHNVLAILEMLGYARNERNQRVDVLLKELDLLHIRKSMAYALSGGERRRLEITRALAATPSFMLLDEPFAGIDPIAVADIQQIITRLKDKGIGILITDHNVQETLSIVDRAYIINEGLILESGTPEVIVQSETARAVYLGEQFKL; this is encoded by the coding sequence ATGACTCCGAGCGGTTCTGCGCGAGCCGACTCCCTCACCCATTCGAACTCACCCCACAATGCCGACTGCCTACGGGCCACTGGATTGGTCAAGAGTTTCCGTAGTCGGAAAGTCGTCAAGGGTGTGGCAATCGAAGTCTATGCTGGTGAGGTGGTAGGCCTTCTTGGTCCTAATGGTGCGGGGAAAACTACCATTTTTGATATGGTTGTGGGTCTATGCCAGCCCGATGAAGGAGATATTACCTTCAAAGGAGAGTCCGTCACCGGCTTGCCAATGTATAAGCGAGCACGGCGAGGGATAGGATATCTTCCTCAGGAATCATCGGTCTTTCGACGGCTTTCGGTAGAACATAATGTCTTGGCGATTCTTGAAATGCTAGGGTATGCTCGCAATGAACGGAATCAGCGGGTGGATGTACTCCTCAAAGAATTGGATCTGCTCCATATTCGTAAAAGTATGGCCTATGCCCTGTCAGGTGGAGAACGTCGCCGCTTAGAAATTACGCGTGCCTTGGCGGCCACGCCGTCGTTCATGCTCCTGGACGAGCCGTTCGCAGGAATCGACCCTATCGCTGTCGCCGATATCCAACAGATCATCACTCGCTTGAAAGATAAAGGCATTGGAATCTTAATTACCGATCACAATGTGCAGGAAACGCTCTCGATAGTCGATCGAGCATACATCATTAATGAGGGGTTGATCTTGGAATCAGGCACTCCAGAAGTTATCGTTCAGAGCGAAACTGCTCGAGCAGTGTATCTCGGTGAACAATTCAAGTTGTAG
- the rpoN gene encoding RNA polymerase factor sigma-54 — protein sequence MKLRLDLKLSQKLIMTPQLQQAIKLLQLSRLELQQSLTQHLLENPLLDEIQSDGDENEPSVTEGKVGEIAVSSGQEQGGTAETPEERGSPEESSASGWEEYFGRDRRDGQSEYSGTSDDFPSYEQTVAKAISLEEHLLWQLSLSTLSDREKELGRLIIGNLDDDGYLRIPMAEIVAGSPFTETEAESVLRDIQMFDPTGVAARDLSECLLLQLGHLGRNLFGSLGSPPGALKGSVIESVIKHHLKDLEKKQYPKIAKALNVSIEDVFQATKIIGELEPKPGRPFTNTQNYVIVPDVFVVKNEGEWVVLLNDDGLPRMRISPYYKQLISSEQGGAPETKAYMDEKLRAAQWVIRSIEQRNRTIVKVVSSIVKFQEQFFEHGVQYLKPLVLKQVAEDIGMHESTISRVTANKYMYCPQGMLELKFFFNAGLQRTDEPSSMHSSISVRDIIKNMVGEEDGKRPLKDEEIAARLSTQGVRIARRTVAKYRAELNIPSASQRRRYF from the coding sequence ATGAAACTGCGTCTTGACCTAAAGCTCAGCCAAAAATTGATCATGACGCCACAATTGCAGCAGGCTATCAAGTTGTTGCAACTGTCACGGCTTGAATTGCAGCAGAGCCTTACACAGCACCTCCTTGAGAATCCATTGTTGGATGAGATCCAATCCGACGGCGATGAAAACGAGCCGTCGGTCACTGAGGGGAAAGTAGGGGAGATCGCGGTCTCATCTGGGCAAGAACAGGGGGGTACAGCAGAAACACCGGAAGAACGAGGATCTCCGGAGGAATCTTCCGCCTCTGGATGGGAAGAATACTTCGGGAGGGATCGGCGAGACGGGCAGTCTGAATATTCGGGAACGTCTGACGATTTCCCTTCATATGAACAAACGGTGGCGAAGGCGATCTCACTTGAAGAGCATCTTCTGTGGCAATTGTCTCTGTCCACACTTTCCGATCGAGAGAAAGAGCTTGGTCGCTTGATTATCGGCAACCTTGATGATGATGGCTATCTTCGCATTCCTATGGCCGAAATTGTGGCTGGTTCGCCATTTACGGAAACGGAAGCCGAGTCTGTGCTCAGGGACATTCAGATGTTTGACCCTACAGGTGTTGCTGCAAGAGATTTATCGGAATGTCTTCTGCTCCAGCTCGGACATTTAGGTCGCAATCTTTTCGGTTCGCTCGGATCTCCCCCTGGAGCGCTTAAAGGATCAGTCATCGAGAGCGTCATCAAGCACCACTTGAAAGACCTTGAGAAGAAACAGTATCCCAAAATCGCAAAAGCTTTAAACGTCAGTATCGAAGATGTGTTCCAGGCTACTAAAATCATCGGTGAGCTTGAACCAAAACCAGGCCGACCCTTCACGAATACCCAGAACTATGTGATCGTGCCGGACGTGTTTGTAGTCAAAAATGAAGGAGAGTGGGTGGTGCTGTTGAACGACGATGGGCTCCCACGGATGAGAATCAGCCCCTACTACAAGCAACTTATTTCCTCTGAACAGGGCGGGGCCCCTGAAACAAAAGCGTACATGGATGAAAAATTGCGAGCTGCTCAATGGGTCATTCGAAGTATTGAACAGCGGAATAGAACGATCGTCAAGGTGGTGTCGAGTATTGTGAAATTTCAGGAGCAGTTTTTTGAGCATGGTGTACAATACCTTAAGCCGTTAGTCCTTAAACAAGTGGCTGAGGATATTGGAATGCATGAATCCACGATTAGCCGTGTGACGGCTAACAAGTACATGTACTGCCCGCAAGGCATGTTAGAGCTCAAGTTCTTTTTTAATGCCGGACTCCAGCGAACCGATGAACCGTCGAGTATGCATTCTTCCATATCCGTCAGAGACATAATTAAAAATATGGTGGGGGAAGAGGATGGGAAGCGCCCGTTGAAAGACGAAGAAATTGCGGCCCGACTGAGCACTCAAGGAGTACGTATCGCGAGGAGAACCGTAGCCAAGTATCGAGCAGAATTGAATATTCCATCGGCCAGTCAACGCAGACGATATTTTTGA
- the raiA gene encoding ribosome-associated translation inhibitor RaiA, with translation MNLRITSRHMDLTPALRNYVETRFSRLDRYELKVEALQVVLGVEKLQHKAEVTGAVSGKRIQAKTSTPEMYATIDALVDRVDAQFRKWKDRLVHHKPAKSKKS, from the coding sequence ATGAACTTGCGCATTACGAGTCGGCATATGGACCTTACCCCTGCCTTGAGAAACTACGTAGAGACGAGATTTAGTCGACTGGATCGCTATGAGTTGAAGGTGGAGGCTCTCCAGGTCGTGCTGGGCGTTGAAAAACTTCAACATAAGGCTGAAGTGACTGGGGCTGTGAGCGGAAAGCGCATACAGGCGAAGACCTCCACCCCTGAGATGTATGCCACCATTGATGCACTTGTCGATCGGGTAGATGCTCAGTTTCGCAAATGGAAAGATCGCCTTGTTCATCATAAGCCAGCCAAATCTAAGAAGTCATGA
- the rapZ gene encoding RNase adapter RapZ, translating to MARLNLVIISGLSGSGKSYALKAFEDAGYFCIDNLPPALLPTFVDLCDQQHHEIANVALGIDVRERVFFSDLVGILERVKTMGHSLKLLFLEAREEVLIRRFSESRRPHPLLPHLPVLEGIRFEKERLTELRRRADRIIDTSDLTVHELGELLAKEFQRESSEGRLTISFLTFGYKFGVPYDIDLLFDVRFLKNPFFVPDLKPLPGTDPRVRHFVLTDPEATAFVDHVGNLLKFLLPLFQRERRSYLTIAIGCTGGRHRSVAIAGHFCESLGTLGYKVGLKHRDIDKT from the coding sequence ATGGCACGACTCAACCTCGTGATCATCAGCGGGTTATCTGGATCAGGAAAATCCTACGCGCTTAAGGCGTTTGAGGATGCGGGCTATTTCTGCATTGATAACCTTCCTCCCGCCTTACTTCCAACCTTTGTGGACCTGTGCGACCAACAACATCATGAAATAGCCAATGTTGCACTCGGTATCGATGTGCGCGAACGTGTGTTTTTCTCGGATCTTGTGGGCATTCTGGAACGAGTCAAAACGATGGGCCATTCGCTCAAATTGCTATTTCTTGAGGCACGTGAAGAGGTCCTGATCCGGCGCTTTTCAGAATCAAGGCGCCCGCACCCGCTTTTGCCGCATCTACCAGTCCTGGAAGGGATCCGATTCGAAAAAGAACGCTTGACGGAACTTCGGCGACGTGCAGATCGGATCATCGATACCTCAGATCTTACGGTTCATGAACTCGGGGAGCTATTAGCCAAGGAGTTTCAACGAGAATCATCCGAAGGACGACTGACCATTTCATTTTTAACCTTCGGATATAAATTTGGAGTGCCCTATGATATTGATCTCCTCTTCGATGTGCGATTTCTGAAGAACCCCTTCTTTGTGCCAGACCTTAAGCCACTTCCTGGGACCGACCCACGGGTTCGTCACTTTGTGTTGACGGACCCAGAAGCCACCGCCTTTGTCGACCACGTCGGCAATTTATTAAAGTTCCTTCTACCACTGTTTCAAAGGGAGCGGCGCAGTTATCTGACCATTGCCATTGGATGTACCGGAGGGCGTCACCGGTCGGTGGCTATTGCTGGCCATTTCTGCGAAAGCCTCGGGACGCTGGGATACAAGGTCGGACTCAAGCACCGAGATATCGATAAAACCTAG
- a CDS encoding MerR family transcriptional regulator: protein MKKPKNVPRQEGFKAYEICDLFDISKATLFRWEREGVITQPGRDWRNWRLYTRKNVDEIEKVIRARKAVA from the coding sequence GTGAAAAAGCCTAAAAACGTACCAAGGCAAGAAGGGTTTAAGGCCTATGAAATATGCGATTTATTCGATATTTCTAAGGCCACACTCTTTCGATGGGAGCGAGAGGGAGTGATTACGCAGCCGGGTCGCGACTGGAGAAACTGGCGTCTCTACACGAGGAAGAATGTGGATGAAATCGAAAAAGTCATTCGTGCCCGCAAAGCGGTCGCGTAG